One window from the genome of Rariglobus hedericola encodes:
- a CDS encoding transglutaminase-like domain-containing protein, giving the protein MISPPFDLTLRVGCSLSYEVTGTASLLLNLQPLPDRNHAVVFEALTLGDNLPSEQFTDSHGNRVHRVKLAPGTNFFRHDAIVAVSSHPDNQDLPDSEPLAPDAIPADLLRYVLPSRYCDSDKLTDFAWQKFGQVEHGLPRVTAISQWIHDNIEYRYMSGRSDLSAWDILQRGYGVCRDFAHLAIALNRTFNIPARYVTGHMPDVGVPDPENHMDFHAYAEVYLGGHWFTTDARFHKPRIGRIKISCGQDAVDGAFSTIYGGAMLTYFQVWAYQVARGTVGVGDPLDFSKRLDNRTTVQTEPPYTVNPT; this is encoded by the coding sequence TTGATCTCTCCTCCCTTCGACCTCACCTTACGCGTCGGCTGCAGCCTCTCTTATGAGGTCACCGGCACAGCTTCGCTCCTCCTGAATTTGCAACCTCTCCCCGATCGCAATCATGCGGTCGTCTTCGAAGCACTCACGCTGGGCGACAACCTTCCCTCCGAGCAATTCACCGACAGTCACGGCAACCGCGTTCATCGCGTGAAGCTGGCGCCCGGCACCAATTTTTTCCGTCACGACGCCATCGTCGCCGTCTCTTCGCACCCCGACAACCAAGACCTGCCCGACTCCGAGCCACTCGCGCCCGATGCCATTCCCGCCGATCTGCTCCGCTACGTTTTGCCGAGCCGCTATTGCGATTCCGACAAGCTGACTGATTTCGCGTGGCAGAAATTCGGCCAGGTTGAACACGGCTTGCCGCGCGTCACGGCCATCAGCCAGTGGATTCACGACAACATCGAGTATCGCTACATGTCGGGCCGCTCCGATCTCTCCGCGTGGGATATCCTGCAACGCGGTTACGGCGTGTGTCGCGACTTCGCCCATCTGGCCATCGCGCTCAATCGCACGTTCAACATTCCCGCCCGCTATGTCACCGGACACATGCCCGATGTCGGCGTCCCTGATCCGGAGAACCACATGGATTTCCATGCCTACGCCGAAGTCTATCTCGGCGGACACTGGTTCACGACGGACGCACGCTTTCACAAGCCTCGCATCGGTCGCATCAAAATCTCCTGCGGACAGGATGCCGTGGACGGCGCATTTTCCACCATCTACGGCGGTGCGATGCTCACTTACTTCCAAGTCTGGGCCTATCAAGTGGCCCGCGGCACGGTCGGCGTCGGCGACCCGCTCGATTTCTCGAAGCGGCTCGATAACCGCACGACGGTGCAGACCGAGCCGCCCTACACCGTCAATCCGACCTGA
- a CDS encoding DNA-directed RNA polymerase subunit omega — protein sequence MAESAENTAVLYLNPTDYMRDDYLKNALLVISDPNILINVISLRVKQLRRGSRPLVESLEKLSPEDTALREVAEGKITYQLATAEELARL from the coding sequence ATGGCCGAATCTGCCGAAAACACGGCTGTATTATACCTGAATCCTACCGATTATATGAGAGACGATTATCTGAAAAACGCACTGTTGGTCATTTCCGACCCCAATATTCTGATCAACGTCATCTCGCTTCGCGTGAAACAACTGCGCCGTGGCAGCCGTCCGTTGGTCGAGTCATTGGAAAAACTGTCTCCGGAAGACACCGCGCTGCGTGAAGTTGCCGAAGGCAAGATCACTTATCAGCTGGCGACGGCCGAAGAGTTGGCGCGTCTCTAA
- a CDS encoding hemolysin family protein — protein sequence MHSFFGIALEVFIVLALVAANGFFVAAEFALVKVRASQLQPMVKTGGWRVKFALAATNKLDAALSATQLGITLASLGLGWVGEPFIAHRIAPLMGKFGITEASTVSSVSFIVAFLVITFLHIIFGELAPKSLAIQRPKAVSLATAAPLIVFYYILFPFIWTLNGTANLFLKWAGLDPAGEGEGAFSSEELEYVLSHARHSHPGDSLINKLMIRSLRLREIRAHQIMRPREQIVALWIDKPMEENLRIAQMSGHSRFPVCRGDSFDQAEGVLLVREWLWQIHALGPQASFEPLVRPVITFTLKTPIHTMLELFRSSRNHLALVLDDAGNTAGIVSFEDVLEEIVGDIRDEFDIEHGPIFELNEQFIVVSGALTMRELQAETGWTFEWQPKETVALWTQRQFGGLPKRGETITVGDYLVTVVDVHAERVRRVKVQRLAPAAE from the coding sequence ATGCACTCTTTTTTCGGTATCGCGTTGGAGGTTTTCATCGTCCTCGCCCTGGTGGCCGCCAATGGTTTTTTCGTGGCGGCGGAATTCGCGCTCGTGAAAGTTCGCGCGAGCCAGCTTCAGCCGATGGTGAAAACCGGAGGCTGGCGGGTGAAATTCGCGCTCGCCGCGACCAACAAGCTCGATGCCGCGCTCTCGGCCACGCAGCTCGGCATCACGCTGGCGAGTCTCGGTCTCGGCTGGGTCGGCGAGCCGTTTATCGCGCATCGTATCGCTCCGTTGATGGGGAAGTTTGGTATCACCGAGGCCAGCACGGTGTCGTCGGTTTCCTTCATCGTGGCGTTTTTGGTGATCACGTTTCTCCACATTATTTTTGGCGAGCTGGCACCGAAGTCACTGGCGATTCAGCGGCCTAAGGCGGTTTCACTGGCCACGGCGGCACCGCTCATCGTTTTTTATTACATTCTGTTTCCGTTCATCTGGACGCTGAATGGCACCGCCAATCTTTTCCTAAAATGGGCGGGGCTTGATCCGGCGGGCGAGGGCGAGGGCGCGTTCAGTTCGGAGGAACTGGAATACGTGTTGAGCCATGCGCGTCATTCGCATCCGGGCGATTCGTTGATCAACAAACTCATGATCCGTTCGCTGCGTCTGCGTGAAATCCGCGCGCACCAGATCATGCGTCCGCGTGAACAGATCGTGGCGTTGTGGATTGATAAGCCGATGGAAGAAAATCTGCGCATCGCCCAGATGAGCGGCCACAGCCGGTTTCCGGTGTGCCGGGGCGATTCGTTTGACCAGGCGGAAGGCGTGCTGCTCGTGCGCGAGTGGTTGTGGCAGATCCACGCGCTTGGGCCGCAGGCCTCGTTTGAGCCGTTGGTGCGCCCGGTGATCACGTTCACGCTGAAGACGCCGATTCACACGATGCTCGAGCTGTTCCGTTCCTCGCGTAATCACCTCGCGCTCGTGCTCGACGATGCGGGCAACACCGCGGGCATCGTGAGCTTTGAGGACGTGCTCGAGGAAATCGTCGGCGATATCCGCGACGAATTCGATATCGAGCACGGGCCGATTTTTGAGCTCAACGAGCAGTTCATCGTCGTGAGCGGCGCGCTCACCATGCGCGAATTGCAGGCGGAAACCGGCTGGACGTTTGAATGGCAACCGAAGGAGACGGTCGCGCTCTGGACGCAGCGTCAATTTGGCGGTCTGCCCAAGCGCGGCGAGACAATCACGGTCGGAGATTATCTCGTGACCGTGGTCGATGTTCACGCCGAGCGCGTGCGCCGTGTGAAAGTGCAGCGACTGGCTCCGGCCGCCGAATAA
- a CDS encoding lysophospholipid acyltransferase family protein, translating into MSLPTRPSKIHGLRGWRRAALWPLGLLMQLWGRSLHLEMSPESLRAVSKIDQPVAFTLWHNRLFITAEIFRRYRQGRPVYGLVSPSKDGAWLEAFFSLIGIRAVRGSSHKLGREAVTALVDVMRAGNDIGITPDGPRGPIYEFKAGGLIVARRVQAPLLLLGCAYETSWQLPSWDRFHLPRPFSRIRVYCAEVPSATLGDREASALTLQARLLAMSPDPVGGRAVV; encoded by the coding sequence ATGTCACTCCCCACGCGCCCATCCAAGATCCACGGCCTGCGCGGCTGGCGTCGGGCTGCGCTCTGGCCGCTGGGTCTGCTCATGCAGTTGTGGGGACGATCGCTGCACTTGGAAATGTCGCCGGAGTCACTTCGCGCCGTATCCAAAATCGACCAGCCCGTCGCTTTCACGCTTTGGCACAACCGGCTCTTTATCACCGCCGAGATTTTCCGCCGCTATCGCCAGGGCCGGCCGGTTTACGGCTTGGTCAGTCCGAGTAAAGACGGCGCGTGGCTGGAAGCGTTCTTCTCCTTGATAGGCATCCGTGCCGTGCGCGGATCCAGTCATAAACTGGGACGTGAAGCCGTCACCGCGCTCGTTGACGTGATGAGGGCGGGCAACGACATCGGCATCACACCCGACGGACCGCGCGGTCCCATCTACGAATTCAAAGCTGGCGGACTGATCGTCGCGCGCCGCGTGCAGGCACCGCTGCTGCTGTTGGGCTGTGCCTACGAAACTTCTTGGCAACTGCCGAGCTGGGACCGCTTTCACCTGCCGCGTCCTTTTTCACGCATTCGCGTTTACTGCGCTGAAGTGCCCAGCGCTACCTTGGGTGATCGCGAAGCAAGCGCCCTGACATTGCAGGCGCGCTTGCTGGCGATGAGCCCCGATCCCGTCGGCGGACGGGCAGTCGTTTAG
- a CDS encoding response regulator has product MVEDGEDEILIFKVACKRAAATFALQFARDGREAIEYFSGTGPYADRQQHPIPALVILDINMPSVSGFEVLEWIRKHPQFKNVPVVMLTTSMFDTDVSRAYALGANSYLVKPVDTKVLVEMIPMLERYWIGMNRVPGNVLDQRS; this is encoded by the coding sequence TTGGTCGAAGATGGAGAAGACGAAATCCTGATTTTCAAAGTCGCCTGCAAGCGCGCCGCCGCCACGTTCGCCCTGCAATTCGCCCGCGACGGTCGCGAGGCGATTGAATACTTTTCGGGCACCGGCCCGTATGCCGATCGTCAGCAACACCCGATTCCCGCCTTGGTGATTTTGGACATCAACATGCCCTCCGTTTCGGGTTTTGAGGTGCTCGAATGGATCCGTAAGCATCCACAGTTTAAAAACGTGCCCGTCGTCATGCTAACGACCTCGATGTTCGATACCGATGTGTCCCGTGCGTATGCACTCGGCGCGAATTCCTATCTGGTAAAACCCGTCGATACCAAGGTGCTGGTTGAAATGATTCCGATGCTCGAACGCTACTGGATCGGCATGAACCGCGTGCCGGGCAACGTGCTCGACCAGCGTTCGTGA
- a CDS encoding ElyC/SanA/YdcF family protein, with the protein MLFWLKKVAGYWLMPLPLSVALIIGGVVLMRFTRRKRLGRGFALVGGLWLLVCSNSGIGTWFVRGLEAEYPSQPTLTAGAPLPDDLARCEFVVVLGGGNTHAPEWPANNQLSASALSRIVEGVRLVRQMPQARLIVSGPNDAAIGGPSHARLLADVAVSLGVPRERILEISSARDTEQEAVAIRALAGDAPVALVTSAWHLPRAMALCRRQGIDAVACPADYAGRDIHPRFFDFFTWNVGGLERSTKAVYEVIGATWSQLRGKT; encoded by the coding sequence ATGTTGTTCTGGTTAAAGAAAGTCGCGGGCTACTGGCTCATGCCGCTGCCGTTGTCAGTCGCATTGATCATCGGCGGCGTGGTGTTGATGCGTTTCACCCGGCGGAAACGACTCGGCCGCGGATTCGCACTGGTTGGCGGACTCTGGCTGCTCGTGTGTAGCAACTCCGGTATCGGCACCTGGTTCGTGCGCGGACTCGAAGCCGAATACCCGTCGCAACCCACGCTCACGGCGGGCGCCCCCCTGCCCGATGATCTCGCGCGTTGCGAATTCGTAGTGGTGCTCGGCGGAGGCAATACCCATGCGCCGGAATGGCCGGCCAACAACCAGCTGAGCGCCTCGGCGTTGTCACGGATCGTCGAGGGTGTTCGATTGGTGCGACAGATGCCGCAGGCCCGCCTGATCGTGAGCGGGCCAAACGATGCAGCCATCGGCGGGCCGTCGCACGCACGCTTGCTGGCGGATGTCGCCGTGTCACTCGGCGTGCCGCGCGAGCGTATTTTGGAAATCTCCAGCGCACGCGACACCGAGCAGGAAGCCGTGGCCATCCGCGCACTCGCCGGCGACGCCCCCGTGGCATTGGTCACCTCGGCGTGGCACCTGCCGCGAGCAATGGCACTGTGTCGCCGCCAGGGAATCGATGCAGTCGCCTGCCCGGCCGACTACGCGGGACGTGATATTCACCCCCGATTCTTTGATTTTTTCACATGGAATGTCGGCGGTTTGGAACGGAGCACCAAGGCGGTTTACGAGGTGATCGGGGCAACTTGGTCCCAGTTGCGGGGAAAGACCTGA
- a CDS encoding DUF47 domain-containing protein, which yields MLSLKKLFGKDEKFYDLLEASAEEALTSTKLLASYLQRSQAFTSANDLDEFIQSRRKDKRITQQITEELCKTFVTPIEREDIESLSLALYRIPKIVEKLVERLSIYPGRVPTEGFQRQAALLCQAGEAVAFMVKQLRRGAKLENVQEANERLQFAEGEADKVMLGLIKDLYNGPYDAKETMILQDLFEMMEKAVDRCRDAGAVVFQIVLKYS from the coding sequence ATGCTCTCGCTCAAAAAACTCTTTGGTAAAGACGAGAAGTTCTACGACCTTCTCGAAGCCAGCGCGGAAGAAGCGCTCACCAGCACCAAGCTGCTGGCCAGCTACCTCCAACGCAGCCAGGCCTTTACCTCGGCCAATGACCTCGACGAGTTCATCCAGAGCCGCCGCAAGGACAAGCGCATCACCCAGCAGATCACCGAGGAACTCTGCAAAACCTTCGTCACGCCCATCGAGCGCGAAGACATCGAATCCCTTTCCCTCGCCCTCTACCGCATCCCGAAGATCGTCGAGAAGCTGGTCGAGCGTCTCTCCATTTATCCCGGTCGCGTGCCCACCGAGGGTTTTCAGCGCCAGGCCGCCCTCCTCTGCCAGGCCGGCGAAGCGGTCGCCTTCATGGTGAAACAGCTGCGCCGCGGCGCAAAGTTGGAAAACGTGCAGGAAGCCAACGAGCGCCTGCAATTCGCCGAGGGCGAGGCCGACAAGGTCATGCTCGGCCTGATCAAAGATCTCTACAACGGTCCGTATGACGCCAAGGAGACGATGATTCTCCAGGATCTTTTCGAAATGATGGAGAAAGCCGTGGATCGCTGTCGCGACGCCGGAGCCGTCGTTTTCCAGATCGTGCTGAAATACTCGTAA
- a CDS encoding inorganic phosphate transporter: MTLFLIVLFAALVFEYINGFHDAANAIATVVSTKVLTPRQAIMMAAFFNLLGALMGTAVAKTIGGGLVDANVATMPTILAALISAIIWGLFTWWLGLPSSSSHALVGGLCGAALATAKGNWGVLHWSEMVDGKHIGIWPKIVMPMLLSPLIGFVGGGLLMLFLYAVLKRATPHFINKWFGKLQIVSASWMGFSHGTNDAQKTMGIIALALFTGTQAGAFDDVPSWLHFLRTPEFEVHRWVMLTCAIVMAAGTAGGGWRIIKTMGHKMVKLQPIHGFAAETTAAAIIGVASHIGIPLSTTHVISTSIMGVGATKRLSAVKWGVVSRIVWAWVLTLPITGLLGYLVCRCLHSAGY, encoded by the coding sequence ATGACGCTTTTCCTGATCGTTCTGTTCGCGGCCTTGGTGTTTGAATACATCAACGGTTTCCACGACGCGGCCAACGCCATCGCCACGGTCGTCTCGACCAAGGTGCTCACACCCCGCCAGGCCATCATGATGGCGGCGTTTTTCAATCTGCTCGGCGCGCTCATGGGCACCGCCGTCGCCAAGACCATCGGCGGCGGCCTCGTGGATGCCAACGTCGCTACCATGCCGACCATCCTGGCGGCGTTGATCAGTGCGATCATCTGGGGCCTCTTCACGTGGTGGCTCGGTCTGCCCTCCAGCTCCAGCCACGCGCTGGTCGGCGGCTTGTGCGGCGCGGCACTCGCCACCGCCAAGGGCAACTGGGGCGTGCTTCACTGGAGCGAGATGGTCGATGGCAAACACATCGGCATCTGGCCCAAGATCGTCATGCCGATGCTGCTCTCTCCGCTCATCGGTTTCGTCGGCGGCGGGTTGCTCATGCTGTTTCTCTACGCCGTGCTCAAGCGCGCGACGCCGCACTTCATCAACAAATGGTTTGGCAAGCTGCAGATCGTCAGCGCGAGCTGGATGGGCTTTTCCCACGGCACCAACGACGCGCAAAAAACCATGGGCATCATCGCCCTCGCGTTGTTCACCGGCACGCAGGCAGGCGCGTTCGACGATGTGCCGTCCTGGCTTCATTTTTTGCGCACGCCGGAGTTTGAAGTTCATCGCTGGGTCATGCTCACCTGCGCCATTGTGATGGCCGCGGGCACCGCCGGCGGCGGCTGGCGCATCATCAAGACGATGGGCCACAAGATGGTGAAACTTCAGCCCATCCACGGCTTCGCCGCCGAGACCACCGCAGCAGCCATCATCGGCGTGGCGTCGCACATCGGCATCCCGCTTTCGACCACGCACGTCATCTCGACATCCATCATGGGCGTCGGCGCCACCAAGCGCCTCAGCGCCGTCAAATGGGGTGTCGTTTCCCGAATCGTGTGGGCGTGGGTGCTCACCCTGCCGATCACCGGTCTGCTCGGTTATCTGGTCTGCCGCTGCTTGCACTCGGCTGGATACTAA
- the phoU gene encoding phosphate signaling complex protein PhoU, whose amino-acid sequence MKRFFDAELETFRSHLMIMGETAIRQVRDSLKALVDADVALADRVIAADDELDNLEMSIDDEAIRYMNLRAPVATELRLVIVGMKASHDLERVGDECTTIAKRAVRLAGSPPLKAYVDIPRMANIAVEMLRDAMDCFLHGDTDKALAIVRRDSEVDAINKQLYRELSSFMIENPATTTRALELMFISKSIERIADHACNIAEEMVFLAKAQDIRHREELKKG is encoded by the coding sequence ATGAAACGTTTTTTTGACGCCGAACTCGAAACCTTCCGCTCCCATCTGATGATCATGGGCGAGACCGCCATCCGCCAGGTGCGCGATTCGCTCAAGGCGCTCGTCGATGCCGACGTGGCGCTGGCTGATCGCGTGATCGCGGCCGACGACGAGCTCGACAACCTGGAGATGAGCATCGACGACGAGGCCATTCGCTACATGAACCTGCGCGCTCCCGTCGCGACCGAACTGCGTCTCGTGATCGTCGGCATGAAGGCTTCGCACGATCTCGAGCGCGTGGGCGACGAATGCACCACGATCGCCAAGCGGGCCGTGCGCCTCGCCGGTTCGCCTCCGCTCAAGGCTTACGTCGACATCCCTCGCATGGCCAACATCGCGGTCGAGATGCTGCGCGACGCGATGGATTGTTTCCTTCACGGCGACACCGACAAGGCGCTCGCCATCGTTCGTCGCGACTCCGAGGTCGATGCGATCAACAAGCAGCTCTACCGTGAGCTGAGCAGCTTCATGATCGAGAATCCCGCTACGACCACGCGTGCGCTGGAACTCATGTTCATCTCGAAGTCGATCGAGCGCATCGCCGACCACGCCTGCAATATCGCCGAGGAAATGGTGTTCCTCGCGAAGGCCCAGGACATCCGCCACCGCGAAGAGCTCAAGAAGGGCTGA
- the pstB gene encoding phosphate ABC transporter ATP-binding protein PstB, translated as METPSATPASRSFQVPTRATDKEKADTLIEIDNFDFYYGAKQALFDINLKLDDKRVTAFIGPSGCGKSTLLRCLNRMNDLIDGTSVKRGGVKIRGVDINGRDVDSIELRKRVGMVFQKSNPFPKSIYENVIYGLRIQGETNKAKLDEVVEKSLRGAALWDEVKDRLHESGLGLSGGQQQRLCIARTIAVSPEVILMDEPCSALDPIATAKVEELIHDLKKEFTIIIVTHSMQQAARCSDKTAFFYMGKLIEYADTRTIFMNPGNPQTEAYVSGRFG; from the coding sequence ATGGAAACTCCCTCCGCCACTCCCGCCTCCCGTTCTTTTCAGGTGCCCACCCGCGCCACTGATAAAGAAAAGGCCGACACCCTCATTGAGATCGATAATTTCGATTTCTACTACGGTGCCAAACAGGCGCTTTTCGACATCAACCTGAAGCTCGACGACAAGCGCGTCACCGCGTTCATCGGACCGTCCGGTTGCGGTAAATCCACGTTGCTGCGCTGCCTCAACCGCATGAACGATCTCATCGACGGCACCAGCGTGAAGCGCGGTGGCGTCAAGATCCGCGGCGTCGACATCAACGGTCGCGACGTCGATTCCATCGAGCTGCGCAAACGCGTCGGCATGGTTTTCCAGAAGTCCAATCCCTTCCCGAAATCCATCTACGAAAACGTCATTTACGGCCTGCGCATCCAGGGTGAAACCAACAAGGCAAAGCTCGACGAAGTGGTTGAGAAATCCCTGCGCGGCGCCGCGCTGTGGGACGAGGTTAAGGACCGCCTGCACGAGAGCGGCCTCGGCCTCTCGGGCGGACAACAGCAGCGCCTCTGCATCGCCCGCACGATCGCCGTTTCCCCCGAGGTCATCCTCATGGACGAGCCTTGCTCCGCACTGGATCCCATCGCGACCGCCAAGGTCGAGGAACTCATCCACGATCTGAAGAAAGAGTTCACCATTATCATCGTGACGCACTCGATGCAGCAGGCCGCCCGTTGCTCCGACAAGACCGCGTTCTTCTACATGGGCAAGTTGATTGAATATGCCGACACCCGCACGATCTTCATGAACCCCGGCAACCCCCAGACCGAAGCCTACGTCTCGGGTCGCTTTGGCTGA
- the pstA gene encoding phosphate ABC transporter permease PstA: protein MSTPINPFATKPSRSRSFEKVILGVFRFATYFVLLCGVIVFADIIFKGLPTVTNAFKTTSSFPYVTNTFLFEAPESLYVFEHNGQKMEMGDKEYRAFRESETAKAASAGQPAPVFKSSSYVYSAGGIWPCIVGTVLLVVGSMTIALFLGVCSAIYLNEYAKDGTVVRFIRLAILNLAGVPSIVFGLFGFGMFVIFFDWNVSLLAGWFTLAFMVLPVVITASEESLKAVPKGFREGSLALGATKWQTIRKNVLPYALPGILTSSILGIARVAGETAPIMFTAAYVVRDKLPWDVEKVSDFFFQGVMALPYHIYVVSSKIPQNEYTARVQYGTAFVFLGIVALIATASIIFRNKLRSRYQW from the coding sequence ATGAGCACTCCTATTAATCCTTTCGCCACCAAGCCCAGCCGCAGCCGTTCCTTCGAGAAGGTCATTCTCGGCGTTTTCCGCTTCGCGACATATTTCGTGCTGCTGTGCGGCGTCATCGTTTTCGCCGACATCATCTTCAAAGGCCTGCCGACCGTCACCAACGCATTCAAGACCACCTCGTCGTTTCCCTACGTCACCAACACATTTCTCTTCGAAGCCCCTGAGTCGCTCTACGTTTTCGAGCACAACGGCCAGAAGATGGAGATGGGTGACAAGGAGTATCGCGCCTTCCGTGAGTCGGAAACCGCCAAGGCCGCCTCTGCCGGACAGCCCGCACCGGTCTTCAAATCCTCCAGCTACGTTTACTCCGCGGGCGGGATCTGGCCGTGCATCGTGGGCACCGTGTTGCTCGTGGTGGGCTCGATGACGATCGCGCTTTTCCTCGGTGTGTGCAGTGCGATCTACCTGAATGAATATGCGAAGGACGGGACGGTCGTGCGCTTCATCCGTCTCGCGATTCTCAATCTCGCCGGCGTGCCTTCGATCGTTTTCGGCCTCTTCGGCTTCGGCATGTTTGTCATTTTCTTCGACTGGAACGTCTCGCTTCTCGCCGGCTGGTTCACGCTCGCTTTCATGGTGTTGCCCGTGGTCATCACGGCCTCCGAGGAATCGCTCAAGGCCGTGCCCAAGGGCTTCCGTGAGGGCTCGCTCGCGCTCGGCGCCACCAAGTGGCAGACGATCCGCAAGAACGTGCTGCCTTACGCCCTCCCGGGCATTTTGACTTCCTCCATTTTGGGTATCGCCCGTGTCGCCGGCGAAACCGCACCGATCATGTTCACCGCCGCCTACGTCGTCCGCGACAAGCTGCCGTGGGACGTCGAGAAGGTCAGCGACTTCTTTTTCCAAGGCGTGATGGCGCTGCCGTATCACATCTACGTGGTCTCCTCGAAGATCCCGCAGAATGAATACACCGCACGCGTCCAATACGGCACCGCCTTCGTCTTTCTGGGCATCGTCGCCCTCATCGCCACCGCCTCCATCATTTTCCGCAACAAGCTCCGCAGCCGCTACCAATGGTAA